One region of Macadamia integrifolia cultivar HAES 741 chromosome 11, SCU_Mint_v3, whole genome shotgun sequence genomic DNA includes:
- the LOC122092620 gene encoding bHLH transcription factor RHL1-like isoform X1 has protein sequence MQPCSREMQGMASITACLNSSQIPVQGLQNGQQQQIPNPQMHQVQGSHYDQPSQDDFLEQMLSNIPSWPELPGNKSPWELNPQNPSATASATTNGGNQKLFNINKPSEDQSGSQTENLHYPFDESTLLASRLRQHQISGNSSTGKSMMLQQHLLLSRGVGGGGIASSPTAAQGGEHGLLPLPLTLGSADSSDSRLLVDRSRDDVDFKSPTGQGSVQGLYNGFTGSLARTVQTANQQHFHHPQSGSISNQSFGAPSTGMNQAAPASGGQAQPRQRVRARRGQATDPHSIAERLRRERIAERMKALQELVPNANKTDKASMLDEIIDYVKFLQLQVKVLSMSRLGGAAAVAPLVVDMSSDTTGGGAGGGLGRSGNGNQTAPSNDSISVTEHQVAKLMEEDMGSAMQYLQGKGLCLMPISLATAISTANCHSRNPPSGSSTPLPHLNPNPNPNCSSNNPLLSSNADGPPSPNMSVLTVQSASMGNGGVDTSVKDAMSVSKP, from the exons aTGCAACCTTGCAGCAGAGAAATGCAAGGGATGGCTTCCATAACGGCATGCTTGAACTCTTCTCAAATCCCAGTTCAAGGGCTTCAGAATGGTCAACAGCAGCAGATCCCTAACCCTCAGATGCATCAGGTCCAGGGCTCTCACTATGATCAACCTTCTCAGGACGATTTCCTCGAGCAAATGCTGTCTAATATCCCTTCCTGGCCTGAACTCCCTGGGAACAAATCCCCTTGGGAACTTAACCCCCAAAACCCTAGCGCCACCGCCTCTGCCACCACCAACGGTGGCAACCAGAAGCTCTTCAACATCAACAAGCCATCAGAGGACCAATCAGGCTCACAAACCGAAAATCTTCACTACCCTTTCGACGAGTCGACTCTGCTGGCATCTCGATTGAGGCAGCATCAGATAAGCGGGAATTCTTCGACTGGAAAATCGATGATGCTTCAGCAACATCTGCTGCTCTCAAGAGGCGTAGGTGGTGGTGGTATAGCGAGTTCGCCAACCGCAGCTCAAGGCGGCGAGCATGGTCTTCTTCCGCTTCCATTAACCCTAGGCAGTGCTGATTCTTCAGATTCTCGACTCCTTGTTGATCGATCTCGCGACGATGTCGACTTCAAATCTCCC ACTGGACAGGGTTCGGTTCAAGGTCTTTACAATGGCTTCACCGGATCACTGGCTCGGACGGTTCAAACAGCGAACCAACAACATTTCCACCACCCTCAG AGTGGTTCCATTTCGAACCAAAGTTTCGGTGCTCCGTCTACTGGGATGAACCAAGCAGCTCCGGCATCAGGGGGCCAGGCTCAACCGAGGCAGAGGGTCAGGGCCAGGAGAGGTCAGGCCACTGATCCTCATAGCATCGCTGAAAGA TTGCGAAGGGAAAGAATCGCAGAAAGAATGAAGGCTCTGCAAGAACTTGTACCTAATGCCaacaag accgacaaggcttccatGCTGGACGAGATCATCGACTATGTCAAATTCCTGCAACTACAAGTCAAG GTTCTCAGCATGAGCAGATTGGGCGGTGCAGCTGCTGTTGCTCCCCTTGTGGTCGATATGTCCTCAGAT ACCACTGGAGGAGGAGCTGGTGGTGGACTTGGACGGAGCGGTAACGGTAACCAAACGGCGCCATCAAACGACAGCATATCTGTAACGGAGCACCAGGTGGCTAAACTGATGGAGGAAGACATGGGGTCCGCAATGCAATACCTCCAAGGAAAGGGTCTCTGCCTTATGCCCATTTCTCTCGCTACAGCCATCTCCACTGCCAATTGTCACTCTAGAAACCCTCCAAGTGGCTCATCCACTCCACTCCCccatctcaaccctaaccccaacCCCAATTGCAGTAGTAACAATCCTCTACTGTCCTCTAATGCTGACGGCCCTCCCTCACCGAACATGTCGGTGTTGACTGTTCAGTCAGCCAGCATGGGTAACGGCGGCGTTGACACGTCCGTCAAAGACGCCATGTCTGTGTCCAAGCCGTGA
- the LOC122093010 gene encoding protein FAR1-RELATED SEQUENCE 5-like, whose protein sequence is MENACLNDAKEVGMLFNSEQEAYDFYNSYGRAMGFSIRRHIVNKSKKDRETITSRRFVCSKAGSRQPDKRDKNVTNPRAETRTNCKAEMAICLGGDGKYMCREFVEEHNHDLHTDSTVHMMRSQRHISDIHMYEIDLADDSGIRPRFTIELMGRQAGGIENLSCTTQDVRNYLRTKRMSSLSYGEAGSLLDYFVTQTRNNPSFTYSVQLDSEEQITNIFWADPKMIIDYAHFGDVVSFDTTFRTNRQCRPLGVFAGFNHHRGCTVFGATLLYDETVESFKWLFEVFAEAHGGKKPITIFTDQDAAMTIALTDMWPQTWHGLCTWHLMQNGIKHLGNMMKDGSGFLKDIKKCIYQYDEEEQFDRAWSRLLSENGVMDNAWLRRMYTLRNKWAKCYMKNTFTLGIRSTLLSESLNSDLKDYLKSTLDVVQFFKHFERVRNQKRGNELKSEFESTNKLPRLANSMSIVQKQAGSVYTPTIYALFQEEYNWMTVCCIRDRTDRFPFIDFRVGIVDVEGEYQVCCNPLAGIIVCACRKFETDGILCCHCLKVLDVLNIKRIPDSYILKRWTRGARTMVVNDNRGKEIEEDVNLDRTQRYRRICHEFVEIASKAANTFEGYELMKDAANELRLKVGNIRINPADCPDMPILPDFSTDVYDGIRFKHKEKSWSRLMQQRNLNESHKFLIEMDVAGLSVTDYSY, encoded by the exons ATGGAGAATGCTTGTTTGAATGATGCGAAGGAAGTTGGTATGTTATTCAATTCAGAACAGGAAGCATATGATTTTTACAACAGTTACGGACGAGCAATGGGGTTTAGTATTAGGAGACACATTGTGAATAAAAGCAAGAAAGACAGAGAGACTATTACGTCAAGGCGGTTTGTTTGTTCAAAAGCTGGGTCTCGACAACCAGACAAGCGAGACAAGAATGTTACTAACCCCCGAGCTGAGACAAGAACAAATTGCAAAGCAGAGATGGCCATATGTTTGGGTGGGGATGGAAAATATATGTGTCGTGAATTTGTGGAGGAACATAATCATGATCTCCATACTGATTCAACAGTTCATATGATGCGTTCACAGAGGCATATTTCAGACATACATAtgtatgaaattgatttggctGATGACTCGGGCATTAGACCTAGATTCACAATTGAGTTGATGGGTAGGCAGGCTGGTGGGATCGAAAACTTGAGTTGTACGACCCAAGATGTTAGGAACTACCTCCGTACTAAAAGAATGAGTTCCTTATCATATGGTGAAGCAGGTAGTTTGTTGGATTACTTTGTTACTCAAACTAGGAACAATCCATCTTTCACATACTCAGTTCAGCTGGATAGTGAAGAACAAATAACTAATATATTTTGGGCTGATCCAAAGATGATCATTGATTATGCACACTTTGGAGATGTAGTCAGCTTCGACACTACATTTCGCACCAACAGACAGTGTAGGCCGCTTGGGGTGTTTGCTGGATTTAATCACCATAGAGGATGCACTGTATTCGGGGCCACACTTTTATATGATGAgacagtggaatctttcaagtgGTTGTTTGAGGTATTTGCTGAGGCACATGGTGGAAAGAAGCCTATAACTATCTTCACGGACCAAGATGCTGCTATGACTATAGCATTAACAGACATGTGGCCTCAGACGTGGCATGGGTTGTGTACATGGCACTTAATGCAGAATGGCATTAAGCATTTGGGTAATATGATGAAAGATGGCTCCGGGTTTCTTAAAGATATAAAGAAATGCATATACCAATATGATGAGGAAGAACAATTCGACAGAGCATGGTCTAGATTGCTTAGTGAAAATGGTGTTATGGATAATGCATGGTTGAGACGCATGTATACACTTAGAAATAAATGGGCGAAGTGCTACATGAAAAACACATTCACATTAGGTATTCGAAGTACACTACTCAGTGAGAGTTTAAATAGTGATTTGAAGGATTATTTGAAGTCAACTTTGGATGTTGTGCAATTTTTTAAGCACTTTGAGAGAGTTCGTAATCAGAAGCGTGGCAATGAAttaaaatctgaatttgaatCAACAaacaagttgccacgacttgcaAATTCAATGTCAATTGTCCAGAAACAAGCTGGATCAGTTTACACTCCTACCATTTATGCGTTATTTCAAGAGGAATATAATTGGATGACTGTTTGTTGCATCAGAGACCGAACTGATAGATTTCCCTTCATTGATTTTCGAGTTGGGATTGTTGATGTAGAAGGCGAATATCAAGTATGTTGTAACCCGCTTGCTGGAATTATAGTTTGCGCGTGCAGGAAATTTGAAACAGATGGTATTCTTTGTTGCCATTGTTTGAAAGTTTTAGATGTGCTCAACATAAAGCGTATTCCTGATTCTTACATTTTGAAGAGATGGACACGGGGAGCAAGAACTATGGTAGTTAATGACAATAGGgggaaagaaattgaagaggatGTCAACCTGGACCGTACACAGCGGTATAGGCGTATTTGTCATGAATTTGTTGAAATAGCATCAAAAGCTGCTAACACATTTGAGGGTTACGAATTGATGAAAGATGCTGCTAACGAATTAAGATTGAAGGTTGGTAATATTAGAATCAACCCAGCCGATTGCCCTGATATGCCAATATTGCCTGATTTCTCAACTGACGTGTATGATGGGATACGTTTCAAACATAaagagaaaa GTTGGAGCAGGCTAATGCAACAAAGAAATTTGAATGAATCTCACAAGTTTCTAATCGAAATGGATGTTGCGGGTTTATCTGTTACTGATTATTCCTATTAA
- the LOC122092620 gene encoding bHLH transcription factor RHL1-like isoform X2, whose protein sequence is MQPCSREMQGMASITACLNSSQIPVQGLQNGQQQQIPNPQMHQVQGSHYDQPSQDDFLEQMLSNIPSWPELPGNKSPWELNPQNPSATASATTNGGNQKLFNINKPSEDQSGSQTENLHYPFDESTLLASRLRQHQISGNSSTGKSMMLQQHLLLSRGVGGGGIASSPTAAQGGEHGLLPLPLTLGSADSSDSRLLVDRSRDDVDFKSPGSVQGLYNGFTGSLARTVQTANQQHFHHPQSGSISNQSFGAPSTGMNQAAPASGGQAQPRQRVRARRGQATDPHSIAERLRRERIAERMKALQELVPNANKTDKASMLDEIIDYVKFLQLQVKVLSMSRLGGAAAVAPLVVDMSSDTTGGGAGGGLGRSGNGNQTAPSNDSISVTEHQVAKLMEEDMGSAMQYLQGKGLCLMPISLATAISTANCHSRNPPSGSSTPLPHLNPNPNPNCSSNNPLLSSNADGPPSPNMSVLTVQSASMGNGGVDTSVKDAMSVSKP, encoded by the exons aTGCAACCTTGCAGCAGAGAAATGCAAGGGATGGCTTCCATAACGGCATGCTTGAACTCTTCTCAAATCCCAGTTCAAGGGCTTCAGAATGGTCAACAGCAGCAGATCCCTAACCCTCAGATGCATCAGGTCCAGGGCTCTCACTATGATCAACCTTCTCAGGACGATTTCCTCGAGCAAATGCTGTCTAATATCCCTTCCTGGCCTGAACTCCCTGGGAACAAATCCCCTTGGGAACTTAACCCCCAAAACCCTAGCGCCACCGCCTCTGCCACCACCAACGGTGGCAACCAGAAGCTCTTCAACATCAACAAGCCATCAGAGGACCAATCAGGCTCACAAACCGAAAATCTTCACTACCCTTTCGACGAGTCGACTCTGCTGGCATCTCGATTGAGGCAGCATCAGATAAGCGGGAATTCTTCGACTGGAAAATCGATGATGCTTCAGCAACATCTGCTGCTCTCAAGAGGCGTAGGTGGTGGTGGTATAGCGAGTTCGCCAACCGCAGCTCAAGGCGGCGAGCATGGTCTTCTTCCGCTTCCATTAACCCTAGGCAGTGCTGATTCTTCAGATTCTCGACTCCTTGTTGATCGATCTCGCGACGATGTCGACTTCAAATCTCCC GGTTCGGTTCAAGGTCTTTACAATGGCTTCACCGGATCACTGGCTCGGACGGTTCAAACAGCGAACCAACAACATTTCCACCACCCTCAG AGTGGTTCCATTTCGAACCAAAGTTTCGGTGCTCCGTCTACTGGGATGAACCAAGCAGCTCCGGCATCAGGGGGCCAGGCTCAACCGAGGCAGAGGGTCAGGGCCAGGAGAGGTCAGGCCACTGATCCTCATAGCATCGCTGAAAGA TTGCGAAGGGAAAGAATCGCAGAAAGAATGAAGGCTCTGCAAGAACTTGTACCTAATGCCaacaag accgacaaggcttccatGCTGGACGAGATCATCGACTATGTCAAATTCCTGCAACTACAAGTCAAG GTTCTCAGCATGAGCAGATTGGGCGGTGCAGCTGCTGTTGCTCCCCTTGTGGTCGATATGTCCTCAGAT ACCACTGGAGGAGGAGCTGGTGGTGGACTTGGACGGAGCGGTAACGGTAACCAAACGGCGCCATCAAACGACAGCATATCTGTAACGGAGCACCAGGTGGCTAAACTGATGGAGGAAGACATGGGGTCCGCAATGCAATACCTCCAAGGAAAGGGTCTCTGCCTTATGCCCATTTCTCTCGCTACAGCCATCTCCACTGCCAATTGTCACTCTAGAAACCCTCCAAGTGGCTCATCCACTCCACTCCCccatctcaaccctaaccccaacCCCAATTGCAGTAGTAACAATCCTCTACTGTCCTCTAATGCTGACGGCCCTCCCTCACCGAACATGTCGGTGTTGACTGTTCAGTCAGCCAGCATGGGTAACGGCGGCGTTGACACGTCCGTCAAAGACGCCATGTCTGTGTCCAAGCCGTGA